The proteins below are encoded in one region of Candidatus Cloacimonadota bacterium:
- the rfbA gene encoding glucose-1-phosphate thymidylyltransferase RfbA has product MKGIILAGGAGSRMYPTSLCYSKQLVMIYDKPMIYYPLSTLMLAGILEIMIISNAETIPFYQKLFGDGSHLGLKISYKLQPGPKGIAEAFILGKEFIGKDDVTLILGDNIFYGNLDFLREALRSNRGATVFGYYVNDPQRYGVVEFDQMGKAVSLEEKPAMPKSNYAVVGLYVYNNEVAQIACKLEPSTRGELEITDLNRVYLERGDLDVQIMGRGMAWLDTGTPQALLEVSQFIGAIEKRQGLKVGCVEEVAYMMGFVGKEGFNRLIESLPRCDYRSYLETILASPELVSQYNR; this is encoded by the coding sequence ATGAAAGGTATCATCCTGGCCGGCGGGGCCGGCTCCCGCATGTATCCAACTTCGCTTTGCTACAGCAAGCAACTGGTGATGATCTACGACAAGCCCATGATCTACTATCCGCTTTCCACCCTGATGCTGGCAGGGATCCTGGAGATCATGATCATCAGCAACGCGGAGACCATACCCTTTTACCAAAAGCTGTTCGGGGACGGCTCGCATCTGGGGCTGAAGATCAGCTACAAGTTGCAACCCGGGCCAAAAGGGATAGCCGAAGCCTTCATTCTGGGAAAAGAGTTCATCGGAAAAGATGATGTTACCCTGATCCTCGGCGACAACATCTTTTACGGTAATCTGGACTTTCTGCGCGAAGCTCTTAGATCGAACCGGGGAGCTACCGTGTTTGGTTATTACGTAAACGATCCCCAGCGCTACGGGGTGGTTGAGTTTGACCAGATGGGAAAAGCCGTTTCCCTGGAGGAAAAGCCGGCGATGCCAAAATCCAACTACGCGGTGGTGGGTCTGTACGTCTATAACAATGAGGTGGCACAAATTGCCTGCAAGCTGGAACCCTCAACCCGGGGCGAACTGGAGATCACCGACCTGAACCGGGTCTATCTGGAGCGCGGAGACCTGGACGTGCAGATCATGGGACGGGGTATGGCCTGGTTGGATACCGGCACACCTCAGGCTCTGCTGGAAGTATCCCAATTCATTGGCGCCATCGAAAAACGCCAGGGCCTGAAAGTGGGCTGCGTGGAAGAGGTGGCCTACATGATGGGCTTTGTTGGCAAGGAGGGATTCAACCGACTTATAGAATCGCTACCCCGGTGTGACTACCGTTCCTATCTGGAGACCATTCTGGCAAGTCCGGAACTGGTGTCGCAGTACAATAGATGA